The Bacteroidia bacterium DNA window AGGATTCTTTACGGATTCAAAATTTTGCGTTTCCGCAAGATTCTATTTATAGCGTTACCACTATGGGAGACCAACACGATGCTTTTCGTCTATTTACCAAAATACTTGGGCCATATCCATTCAGCAGAGAGCAGTATGGAAATCTCCAATTTGGTTGGCGAGGCGGAATGGAGCATCAAACGTTATCCTATATCACCGGCTGGATGTTTGAACTAATGGCTCATGAAATGGCGCATCAATGGTTTGGAGATAAAATAACTGCTTCTTCATGGCAAGACGTTTGGCTGCATGAAGGTTTTGCGCACTACCTAACTACCTATTGTTTTGAAAAACTTTTCGATGGCCGGTATTTTTACCAAAGAAAATGGGGCGTTTTACGTGAAGCTGCCAAAGACGCAACAGGGTCTGTCTTTGTAGATTCAGACACACTCAATAACTTACGGGTTTTCTTAGGAGCACTTAGCTATCATAAAGCCTCTATTGTACTCCACCAACTCCGTTGGCTGATTGGTGATGAAGCATTTTTTACCGCAATACGCACTTACATACAAGACCCCAACCTTATTTATAGTTACGCAAAAACCCAACACTTACAGAAACATTTTGAAATAGCCTGTAACTGCTCTTTAACAGAATATTTTCAGGATTTTTTCTATGGAAAAGGATACCCATCTTATCTTGTTGAATATAAACAAGATGCTGATAATTTCTTAAATGTACGTTTGATTCAAACTACCACTCACCCCTCTGTGTCATTTTTTGAAATGGCAGTACCATTACGAATTTATGGTAAAAACTCTTCCGGTAGCAATATAGACACGACCCTTAGGTTAGATTTATCAGAGAACTTTCAACTTTTTCATGTTCCGTTATCATTTGCGCTGGATAGTTTACGCTTAGACCCTGACTTATGGCTCTTACGGGATACTACGGTTCGTTATTTACCTATTAACTTTGTTTCGGATGAAGACCGTTTTTGGATGTATCCCAACCCAACCGAAAAAACGGTCAATTTTCAACTCTTTTTTGAAGAAGCCGAAAATGCACACATAGAAATTATCAATGGGCTGGGCCAACTTATTCAGAAATGGGACTTTAACTCTCCGACTTTAAAAATAGAACTTCCCATAGACATTACACCCGGAGTTTATTTCGTGAAACTGAATATCGGTAAAAAACGAAAGTTTACCAGAAAATTGCTCGTGTATTAAAAGATATTCAAATTGAAATTCATTTTTCAACTTTAAATAAAGCAAGTAAATTTCGTAGTAAAAAAGAGAAACTCCAATAAGGGACAAAAACCCCAAAAAGGTTATAAATTATCCAGTGGACTGTTGATATTAGCTATCTGACTATCAGCAACTTTGGTGTATAACAAAGTGGTTTTTATATCGTTATGCCCCAATAGTTTTTGAATTAAGCTAATATCTGTACCTAACTCTAACAAATGTGTGGCATAGCTGTGGCGAAGTCCGTGAATGCCTATTTGTTTTTTTATATTCGCTTTTTTCATCGCATTTTTAAAAATATTTTGAACACTTCGTATGGAATATTGCCCATCATTTTGACCTTCAAATAAGTATTTTTTGGGGAGATAGTTTTTGTAATAAGTTCTTAATTCCTGCAAAATAGATTCGGGTAGTTTTACTATTCGGTCTTTTTTACCTTTTGCGTTTTTTATTAAGACAATCATTCTATTGCTGTCTATATCTTCTATTTTTAAATTTACAATTTCACTTACCCTTAAACCCATTCCGTAGCACAGTTTTAAAATCAAGCTGTGTTTGCTATTTTCTGTTACTTCAAACAGTTTTTTTATTTCCTGGGTGTTTAACGATTTAGGTAACAGTAATGGTTTTTTAGGGCGAGGAATATCAAAAAACATTTTATTATGATGAAGTACTTGCTCATAATAAAATTTCACAGCATTAATTCTGCTGTGAATAGAGTTTTCGGACAATTTTAATTCGTTTATGCAATACAGAAAATAGCTTTGCAGCTTTTCGGGAGTTACGTTTTTTACAGACACATTTTTAAGAATATGTAGGAGTTGAGCAAATTCAATAGAATAAGTTCTGATGGTATTTGTAGAATAACCTTTTAAGGTCAGTATATTCTGAAATTTTTCAAATTCAGGTTTATTGACATCAGAAATATTATCAATAACCTCGGAGCCTACAACATTATTTTCTAAGCCCAGTTTAAATCTGTTAGTTCTATTATCCAAAACATACCAGCATTTTTGAGATTGAGACCACCTTGCGGGTAGATTCTGCTTTATCTGTGTAATTAAATTATAGTTCTTTTCAAATTTAAGCCAAATTACATTTTGATCTCTGTGTTTTCCGGTTGAGGTACTTATTCTGCTTAAATCAAAATCGGATTGCGCTTTTTTAATATCCATATAGTTGCGTTTTTTTAATATCTGATATACTGCGTGAAATATGTATCTACAAAGGTACAGCATTAAATATCCTGATTAGCAATGTATGGCAAGTAAATATATTTTTTTGTTTATTTGATATTTTAGATTTAATATTGCGCATATTTAGGAGTTAGCCGCCACCCGTGCGAAACCGCACACCAAAAGGACGACAACGAGGCAAGACCTGTAAAGCCGTTAGAGCAGGAAAAAAATTAATGAGGTTTATGGTAAACTACACTAAATTTGACAGCAAAATGGAAGCTGAAAAACATTTCAAAGATAGGGTGATTTTGAAAAAACATATGCGTACAATTATTTTTCTATGGGCAATATTCTTGTTGCCAATAAGTTTATCAGCACAAATCAGAATTTCTGAAGATAAACCTAAAGAAAAAGAACCTGAATGGTTGAAATACAAAGATATTATTTATGCTCCTTATGACAGTTCTTACCTGTATGTGAAATATTATCCAATTTTAGAGGCTTACAAGAAATATATAGGGCAACAATTATATCTACCTTCATTATACATAAAAGGTTGTGGTAGAAGAGGAAGTGCAAGTTTATTGATGCATGATAGTTATTCTTCTGAATATAATAGTTATTTATGGCATCCTTTGAAAATTGGTCTTTATTCACCACAAAATGACGATAAATTTGTTACAAATAAATATTATACTATCATTGACATATTAAGTCTTTCTGATGCCGAATCGAAAGGGCATTTAAAGGAACTTAGTTGCCTTGCATGGCATAGAGATGTTAAACTTACAAACGATTACTATTTTCGTATCACACATGGAGATAAAGACATTGCCCCATACTTTGTTTTAAAAGAAACTCAAAGCGGAGATATCGTTTATACTGCATATATGGAAAGTTTTATTTTAGTTGGCGGTTTTGTAAAAATGCAGCAAAATTATATAGGGCTAAATATTTTTGAATTAACAGAGTATCCCAACAAGAATAATATTAGCAAGAATATTATAAAAGAAAAATGGATATGTAGCGATGTGGCACTTAAAATTCCTCCGAATGATACCTACAATAATGATGTAAAAGTAAACTTGATTTTACAAAATGTCGATGATAAAGGAATAGAAAAAGAAATTGAATATGGTTTAGTTGATAATAGATTATATTGGACTAAAAAAGATTTGGACAATACATTGGCAAAAATAACCGCAGAGGAGAGAAAACGCGAAAATGAAGATGCTGCATACAAACAGCGATTAGCGCAAGAAAAAGCTAAACGCAAACAGGATTTGATAGGTAAATATGGCACAACAATGGCAGAAAAAATTATTGCGGGCAAATATGAAATAGGTATGAATAAAGCCGTATGCAAAGAAATTGTAGGATATGCAAATGTGGTTGACAAAACTGCAACAACTGAAACTTGGAAAGTCACTAATTTTTGGACAAACGGAATAACATATCTGTATTTCAATGGAGATAAATTGGCAAGAATAGTTAATCGTTAATTAATTAAATATCATGCAAGCAGGTGAAAATTTTGTTTTAGAAAGTGATGAGGAAATTTTGAAAATTAATTCTCCGAAAGATAGCGTAGGAGGTCCCTATAAAGTAATTTATAAAGACACTGAGAGTTTGAGGTATGCTATTGTGTCTTTGCATTGGGGCGGTGAACCAAGTTTAGGTATGCGTTGGTTTTGGGGAAACTTAGGATTTCCACATTCCCGTAATCATTCAACTTGGTTTATTGTTCCATCTCAAAATTGGAGGTCGCTATTAAATGGGTTAGATATTTCTAAAGAAATGAAAAGTGAAGTTCTTCGATTTTTGGGAATTGAAAATGAATAATGGAAATCTAAAGACTATTAATAAAAAAGGGCGAACGGCTAACAAAGGCTATATGCAATAAGGGTTTCAGTGATATTTCAAGCATTCTGCCCCGCATAAAATTTCGTGTCGGTGGACAGGAAAGTAGCCCGCAATCCCTTACTGCATATAGCCTCAACCGTTACCACCAATTTTGAGAAAATGAACAATACGAGAAAAAACACACTAATTGCAATCGGAATTCCGACATTATATGCTGTAATACTTCGACTTTTTTTTGGAATTGACACTTGGAACGACCTCTTTTCTGTAATGTCAGTAACTTTCTTGTTTTTACTTCCGACCATTGTAGGAGCATTGACTGTTTATTTGTCTGCACCTGAAAAAGCAAAAAGTATAGCGTATAGAATTTTTGCACCTTGGATACCCGTATTTCTTTTTTTAATAATAACACTTGCTCTTGCAATTGAAGGTTGGGCTTGTTGGCTTATGATATTGCCAGTATTTCTAATAGCAGCTTCAATTGGCGGACTAATTGGCGGTTATTTAAAAACAAAAAAAGCAAATAATAGACTAAACATTTCAATTTTAGTGTTTTTGCCATTCTTGATTGGACCTATTGAAAGTCTTATAGATACAATCCCAGGAACCTATAAAGCATACACTTATATTGATATTGATGCACCAGCAGAAAAAATATGGGACAATGTAACTCGTGTAAAAGAGATTCCACATGCGCAAGACAAAGGATATTTGACAAGAATACTTGGTTTTCCACGACCTGTAAAAGCGGAATTGAATTTCGATGGAGTCGGTGCCTATAGAGAAGCTATTTTCACGAAAGGTCTTGTCTTTCATGAAACCGTAACGGAATATAAAGACAATAAAAAAATGGTCTTTAATATCAAAGCATACCCTCACGAAATTCCCTCAACAACTTTAGACGAACACGTAGTAATTGGTGGAGACTATTTTGACGTTCTAAATGGAACTTACGAACTTGAAAGGTTACCGAGCGGACTGAATCGTTTACATTTATACAGTCATTTTAAAATGAATACGACTTTTAATTTTTATGCTGGTTGGTGGGCTAAATGGATTATGAAGGATATTCAAAACAATATTTTGCAA harbors:
- a CDS encoding site-specific integrase encodes the protein MDIKKAQSDFDLSRISTSTGKHRDQNVIWLKFEKNYNLITQIKQNLPARWSQSQKCWYVLDNRTNRFKLGLENNVVGSEVIDNISDVNKPEFEKFQNILTLKGYSTNTIRTYSIEFAQLLHILKNVSVKNVTPEKLQSYFLYCINELKLSENSIHSRINAVKFYYEQVLHHNKMFFDIPRPKKPLLLPKSLNTQEIKKLFEVTENSKHSLILKLCYGMGLRVSEIVNLKIEDIDSNRMIVLIKNAKGKKDRIVKLPESILQELRTYYKNYLPKKYLFEGQNDGQYSIRSVQNIFKNAMKKANIKKQIGIHGLRHSYATHLLELGTDISLIQKLLGHNDIKTTLLYTKVADSQIANINSPLDNL
- a CDS encoding T9SS type A sorting domain-containing protein, which gives rise to MKVGYFVRIIFLLSVFFQSFAQEKLLPENYFDGLESGGFFCKRPENQFAQKQSVSLQRTLIAAGQDYNFTGLKAWWKVTPDTAYISGKVTAYFVPNVDSFSIITFELSNYLKVYQVQYHNKLLHFSHKDNILFIELPNYVLREHTDSVSIWYGGHPEPTGFGSFLSAPHSQGRCTWTLSEPYGSRDWWPSKLTLNDKIDSTDIYLYHPVGTKAAAIGVRQSIIQLDDTMLVTHWKHRYPVDMYLIAIAVSNYSEVNMHFFDEGTQDSLRIQNFAFPQDSIYSVTTMGDQHDAFRLFTKILGPYPFSREQYGNLQFGWRGGMEHQTLSYITGWMFELMAHEMAHQWFGDKITASSWQDVWLHEGFAHYLTTYCFEKLFDGRYFYQRKWGVLREAAKDATGSVFVDSDTLNNLRVFLGALSYHKASIVLHQLRWLIGDEAFFTAIRTYIQDPNLIYSYAKTQHLQKHFEIACNCSLTEYFQDFFYGKGYPSYLVEYKQDADNFLNVRLIQTTTHPSVSFFEMAVPLRIYGKNSSGSNIDTTLRLDLSENFQLFHVPLSFALDSLRLDPDLWLLRDTTVRYLPINFVSDEDRFWMYPNPTEKTVNFQLFFEEAENAHIEIINGLGQLIQKWDFNSPTLKIELPIDITPGVYFVKLNIGKKRKFTRKLLVY